From Mesorhizobium sp. Pch-S:
GGTCGCCCCATGTCCTTTTTCAAACGTCTCTTCGGTGGTGGCGGCGGCAGTGAACCGGAAGAACCTGGCAAGGCCAAGCCGGTCAAGGAGATCGAGCACAAGGGTTTCAGCATCGCGGCGACGCCGTACAAGGCGGACGGGCAATACCAGACCTGCGGTGTCATCTCGAAGGAGATCGATGGCGTCGTGAAGGAACACCGTTTCATCCGTGCCGACCGTTTTGCCGGGCTTGATGATGCCGTCGACATCACGCTG
This genomic window contains:
- a CDS encoding HlyU family transcriptional regulator codes for the protein MSFFKRLFGGGGGSEPEEPGKAKPVKEIEHKGFSIAATPYKADGQYQTCGVISKEIDGVVKEHRFIRADRFAGLDDAVDITLKKGVQLIDEQGERIFG